From a single Lolium rigidum isolate FL_2022 chromosome 7, APGP_CSIRO_Lrig_0.1, whole genome shotgun sequence genomic region:
- the LOC124670052 gene encoding photosystem I subunit O, giving the protein MAAATSTVSGLAGAALARRPAFSTSFTNGGRVSARNPLMTRNLERNGRITCMTFPRDWLRRDLNVIGFGLIGWLAPSSIPLINGNSLTGLFFSSIGEELAHFPSPPALQSQFWLWLVTWHLGLFIALTFGQIGFKGRTEDYFQK; this is encoded by the exons atggccgccgccacctccaccgtctccggcctcgccggcgccgccctcgcccgccggcCAGCCTTCTCTACCA GCTTCACGAATGGAGGCCGGGTGTCGGCCAGGAACCCGCTGATGACGAGGAACCTGGAGAGGAACGGCAGGATCACCTGCATGAC GTTCCCCCGGGACTGGCTGCGGAGGGACCTGAACGTGATCGGGTTCGGGCTCATCGGGTGGCTGGCGCCGTCGAGCATCCCGCTGATCAACGGCAACAGCCTGACGGGGCTCTTCTTCTCCAGCATCGGCGAGGAGCTCGCACACTTCCCCTCGCCCCCGGCGCTGCAATCGCAGTTCTG GCTGTGGCTGGTGACGTGGCACCTGGGTCTGTTCATCGCGCTCACCTTCGGCCAGATCGGCTTCAAGGGCAGGACCGAGGACTACTTCCAGAAGTAG
- the LOC124679147 gene encoding uncharacterized protein LOC124679147, which translates to MLDCKDLKLSTCKIKKAGIGGPLVNFIDGSYAGMNFYDGTRKTPYLPRRIIAEVLSKTDLPSQIGMSQPINIMNESAVKNRWPVPKPYWYHPSFGATPRGCPKVPPPNL; encoded by the exons ATGCTTGACTGTAAAGACCTTAAGCTGTCTACTTGTAAAATCAAGAAG GCTGGGATTGGTGGTCCACTTGTTAATTTTATTGATGGAAGTTATGCTGGCATGAACTTCTATGATGGAACTAGGAAAACACCTTATCTGCCAAGGCGTATCATTGCAGAAGTTCTAAGTAAAACTGATCTCCCATCACAAAT AGGAATGAGCCAGCCCATAAACATAATGAATGAATCCGCAGTTAAAAACAG GTGGCCCGTGCCTAAGCCATATTGGTACCATCCTTCATTTGGCGCCACTCCCCGAGGATGTCCTAAAGTCCCCCCACCAAATTTGTAA